One region of Desulfovibrio sp. JC010 genomic DNA includes:
- a CDS encoding DUF3450 domain-containing protein, translating to MLKSITLGALLTIAMTANVCGAASQPTYEKAVKALKTEAAASEKYQKWDDIKRELAAEITNMKMLDDWMSFQNKKYQRYIKRQQKTIAELKRRKAEAQKIRMELEPFLETIVDKLEEQVNADLPFLNKERTQRIAFLRDSLDDYHLELSEKLRRIFEALQVETEYGRNVETASEQIELSGIPTTVSVFRLGRTALYYQTEDGKSSGYWDRHGKTWVPVNTEFSRDIQKAKDMASRKRAVELISLPITQPADKI from the coding sequence ATGCTTAAATCAATAACGCTTGGGGCACTTCTGACGATCGCGATGACCGCCAATGTGTGCGGAGCAGCATCACAGCCCACCTATGAAAAAGCAGTAAAGGCACTGAAAACAGAAGCCGCTGCATCTGAAAAATATCAAAAATGGGACGACATCAAGAGAGAGCTTGCCGCTGAAATCACCAACATGAAGATGCTTGATGACTGGATGAGTTTTCAGAACAAAAAGTATCAACGCTATATAAAAAGGCAGCAGAAAACCATTGCGGAATTAAAACGCCGCAAAGCTGAAGCACAAAAAATACGCATGGAACTTGAACCTTTTCTGGAAACAATTGTCGATAAGCTGGAAGAACAGGTCAATGCCGACCTTCCTTTTCTGAATAAGGAAAGGACGCAGCGCATCGCTTTTCTGCGGGACTCCCTTGACGACTACCATCTGGAACTCAGCGAAAAACTGCGCCGGATTTTCGAAGCCCTGCAGGTTGAGACAGAATACGGACGCAATGTGGAAACCGCTTCAGAGCAGATCGAATTGAGCGGGATTCCGACCACGGTCTCTGTTTTCCGGCTTGGCAGGACGGCACTCTATTACCAGACCGAAGACGGCAAATCCTCCGGCTACTGGGACCGCCACGGCAAAACATGGGTGCCTGTAAATACCGAATTTTCCAGAGATATCCAGAAAGCAAAAGACATGGCCTCGCGCAAGCGGGCAGTGGAACTGATCTCCCTGCCCATCACGCAACCGGCCGACAAAATATGA
- a CDS encoding CBS domain-containing protein — MYVGLKMLKDFMPQSPDTLAEDASILMDDNMLWMLLIVEGGRLVGYVRKEDISAAMPSSMTGLDKHEINYLLSKLTLKKIMRTDITTVSPETEIEEAAVIMRRKNLAGLAVVDAESNLLGYINRNVILDVLAEEMGFAEGGSRIVFEVEDRPGVLKHVSSLIDDLGYSIISTGTFNHDDRRMVVIRVNADNPSSVAAALQKNGYDVVGPEDFRDEWQ; from the coding sequence ATGTACGTCGGGCTCAAAATGCTGAAAGACTTCATGCCGCAATCACCGGATACGCTGGCTGAAGATGCTTCCATCCTTATGGATGACAATATGCTGTGGATGCTGCTCATCGTGGAGGGCGGCAGACTGGTCGGTTATGTGCGCAAGGAAGATATAAGTGCTGCAATGCCTTCCTCTATGACCGGACTGGATAAGCACGAAATTAATTATCTGCTCTCCAAGTTGACCTTGAAAAAGATCATGCGCACAGACATCACTACTGTCAGCCCCGAAACTGAAATCGAGGAAGCAGCGGTGATCATGCGCCGCAAGAATCTGGCGGGTCTCGCAGTGGTGGACGCTGAAAGCAATCTTCTGGGCTACATCAACCGCAATGTTATTCTCGACGTGCTGGCCGAGGAAATGGGTTTTGCAGAAGGGGGGTCCCGCATAGTTTTTGAAGTAGAGGACCGTCCCGGCGTGCTCAAGCATGTTTCCAGCCTCATCGACGACCTTGGCTATTCCATTATCTCTACAGGTACCTTCAATCATGATGACCGCAGAATGGTCGTTATTCGGGTAAATGCCGATAATCCCTCTTCCGTTGCCGCTGCCCTGCAGAAGAACGGATACGATGTAGTTGGTCCGGAGGATTTCAGGGATGAATGGCAGTAG
- a CDS encoding AMP-binding protein: protein MSRPYKTTLPALLIKNGRDRASRTAMREKYLGIWQSFTYKQYLEITSEFAAGLKSLGFGKGDAIVIIGDNRPEWLWAQLAIQGIGGYSVGLYQDSPADEIGYIFTLSEARLVVAEDQEQVDKILSIRDQLPDLKYIIYHDPKGLVDYDEQGLMSFDDIRSLGKAKADQFETWTAEVVPEDVAIIATTSGSTGRPKLAMLTHENLLSMAWNLGDSDPKKESDEFVSFLPLAWMGEQMMAVASALLFGFCVNFPEEPDTVQENIREIGPHLIFSPPRVWENMAAKVRVRIMETTPLKRWLFNKFLPMGINYADKVLHGQTPSALDKFGYWLAEVCLFRALRDRLGFSRIRSGSTGGAPLGPDTFTFFHALGINLKQIYGQTEVAGISCIHKDGSVSFDTVGEPIPETEIKISEEGEVLTKSPAVFKGYLKNEEATAETIEDGWLKSGDAGYFKDNGQLVIIDRLSDVMTLNSGIRFSPQFIENKIKFSTYVQEAVVIGQDRDYITAIICLDSDIAGRWAEQQQLTYTTYQDLASNPNLYDLISEEVASINESLQDGTSVKRFALLFKELDADDGELTRTRKIRRKIIGERYGDLIHALYNGAKEINLTARIKYQDGSERTMSGPIAIREISEAR from the coding sequence ATGAGCCGTCCATATAAAACAACACTTCCGGCACTGCTGATCAAAAATGGCCGCGACCGCGCTTCCCGCACTGCCATGCGTGAGAAATATCTCGGTATCTGGCAGTCATTTACTTATAAGCAATATCTTGAAATTACATCGGAATTCGCCGCAGGGCTCAAGTCATTGGGTTTTGGGAAGGGCGATGCCATTGTCATTATCGGCGACAACCGCCCTGAGTGGCTTTGGGCGCAACTGGCGATTCAGGGCATCGGCGGTTATTCCGTGGGACTTTATCAGGACTCCCCGGCGGATGAGATCGGTTACATTTTTACCCTTTCCGAGGCACGGCTCGTGGTTGCTGAGGATCAGGAGCAGGTGGACAAGATCCTGTCCATCCGTGACCAGCTCCCGGACCTCAAATACATAATTTATCATGACCCCAAAGGGCTGGTGGATTATGATGAGCAAGGACTTATGTCCTTTGATGACATCAGGTCGCTCGGCAAGGCTAAGGCTGATCAATTCGAAACATGGACTGCTGAAGTTGTTCCCGAAGATGTAGCGATTATCGCCACTACCTCCGGTTCTACCGGGCGTCCCAAGCTGGCTATGCTGACCCATGAGAATCTCCTGTCCATGGCTTGGAATCTCGGTGACTCTGATCCCAAGAAGGAGTCCGATGAATTCGTATCCTTCCTCCCGCTGGCCTGGATGGGGGAGCAGATGATGGCTGTGGCTTCAGCTTTGCTTTTCGGATTTTGCGTAAACTTTCCTGAAGAGCCGGACACTGTGCAGGAAAATATCCGTGAGATCGGGCCTCATCTCATTTTCTCGCCGCCGCGTGTGTGGGAAAATATGGCTGCCAAAGTCCGTGTCCGTATTATGGAGACCACGCCGCTCAAACGCTGGCTGTTTAATAAATTTCTGCCCATGGGCATCAATTATGCCGACAAGGTCTTGCACGGGCAGACTCCCTCTGCCTTGGATAAGTTCGGTTATTGGCTGGCCGAGGTCTGCCTTTTCCGGGCTCTCAGGGACCGTCTCGGATTTTCCCGCATTCGCAGCGGGTCCACCGGGGGCGCGCCGCTGGGGCCGGATACTTTCACTTTTTTTCATGCGCTGGGCATCAACCTGAAGCAGATTTACGGGCAGACCGAAGTGGCGGGAATTTCCTGTATCCACAAGGACGGCTCTGTCAGTTTTGATACTGTGGGTGAGCCCATCCCGGAAACTGAGATTAAAATTTCCGAAGAAGGCGAGGTGCTGACCAAGAGTCCTGCTGTCTTTAAGGGCTACCTTAAAAATGAGGAAGCCACTGCCGAAACCATTGAAGACGGCTGGCTCAAATCCGGTGATGCCGGATATTTCAAGGACAACGGGCAGCTGGTTATTATCGACCGCCTTTCCGATGTCATGACCCTCAATAGCGGCATCCGTTTCTCCCCGCAGTTCATTGAGAACAAGATCAAGTTCTCCACCTACGTGCAGGAGGCGGTGGTCATCGGGCAGGACCGCGACTACATCACCGCCATCATCTGTCTCGACAGTGATATTGCCGGGCGTTGGGCCGAACAGCAGCAGCTGACCTACACCACCTATCAGGATCTGGCTTCCAATCCCAATCTCTACGACCTTATCAGCGAAGAAGTTGCATCCATCAATGAATCCTTGCAGGACGGCACTTCGGTTAAGCGTTTTGCATTGCTCTTTAAAGAACTGGACGCGGACGACGGCGAACTGACCCGTACCCGCAAAATCCGCCGCAAAATCATAGGCGAGCGTTACGGCGATCTCATCCATGCCCTTTATAACGGTGCAAAGGAGATTAATCTCACCGCCCGTATCAAATATCAGGACGGCTCGGAGCGGACCATGTCCGGCCCTATAGCCATCCGCGAAATCAGCGAGGCCCGCTAA
- a CDS encoding branched-chain amino acid ABC transporter permease, producing MEYYLQLIINGLVVGSIYSLVALGFVIIFKATKVVNFAQGEMVMAGAYICFALTVQYQLPFLLSFLITLVFSLVLGILVERMVLRPLIGEPIISVVMVTIGLSSILKSLVQVFWGTQIRVFPPILPQEPIMVFGLPIAPVYIAASVLCLLLFAVFSLFFKYSSLGIAMRATAFDQQAAQSMGIGIKNIFALSWCIAAVVSSIGGIILGNINGINSQLGHLGLKVFPAVILGGLDSLLGAALGGLIIGVLENLSEGLARDLLNLGGFKEVASFVVLVIILMVKPYGLFGTKEIERV from the coding sequence ATGGAATATTATCTCCAACTCATAATCAACGGCCTCGTGGTAGGTTCCATCTACAGTCTGGTGGCCCTTGGTTTTGTAATTATTTTCAAGGCCACCAAGGTGGTCAACTTCGCACAGGGCGAAATGGTCATGGCCGGAGCGTACATCTGTTTCGCGCTCACCGTGCAGTACCAGCTGCCTTTCCTGCTTTCATTTCTGATCACACTGGTTTTCTCTCTCGTACTGGGAATACTGGTGGAGCGGATGGTGCTCAGGCCGCTCATCGGGGAGCCGATCATTTCGGTGGTCATGGTCACCATCGGTCTTTCGTCCATACTCAAGTCGCTGGTGCAGGTCTTCTGGGGAACGCAGATCAGGGTTTTCCCGCCAATCCTGCCGCAGGAGCCGATTATGGTTTTCGGGCTGCCCATTGCCCCGGTCTACATCGCGGCTTCTGTGCTCTGCCTGCTGCTCTTCGCGGTATTCTCCCTGTTCTTCAAGTATTCATCGCTGGGCATTGCCATGCGGGCCACCGCTTTTGACCAGCAGGCCGCCCAGTCCATGGGTATCGGCATCAAGAACATCTTCGCCCTGTCGTGGTGTATCGCGGCGGTGGTTTCCTCCATCGGCGGAATCATTCTCGGCAACATCAACGGCATCAACTCCCAGCTTGGGCATCTCGGTTTGAAAGTCTTCCCGGCGGTTATTCTGGGCGGACTTGACTCTCTGCTCGGAGCGGCTCTGGGCGGGCTCATCATCGGTGTGCTGGAGAATCTCAGCGAAGGACTTGCCCGCGATCTGTTGAATCTCGGCGGATTTAAGGAAGTTGCATCCTTTGTGGTGCTGGTCATCATCCTCATGGTCAAGCCTTACGGGCTGTTCGGCACCAAAGAAATCGAGAGAGTGTAA
- a CDS encoding ABC transporter ATP-binding protein, whose protein sequence is MNGSSPFFKPDCDPVPMGEPLLEVKDVTLTFKGVAALSRVNCGVRKGSITSLIGPNGAGKTSMLNCISGRYFPDTGSITLKGDEMLGTPANKRTHFGMARTFQNIALFRGLSVLDNLMVGRHSRINYGILSSLLYFGKARREESAHRQRVEEIIDFLGLSPYRHQTAGHLPYGVQKKVELGRALAAEPELLLLDEPMAGMNLEETEDMARYILDINEEWGISVFLVEHDMGVVMDISDHVVVLDFGRILACGTPAEVQQNKKVISAYLGDEGGLYQGR, encoded by the coding sequence ATGAATGGCAGTAGTCCTTTTTTCAAACCGGATTGTGACCCGGTCCCCATGGGTGAGCCGCTGCTTGAGGTTAAGGATGTCACTTTGACATTCAAAGGCGTTGCCGCTCTTTCAAGGGTAAATTGCGGCGTGCGCAAAGGCAGCATCACTTCACTCATCGGCCCCAACGGTGCAGGCAAGACCAGCATGCTCAATTGTATTTCCGGGCGTTACTTTCCCGACACCGGTTCCATCACCCTTAAAGGGGATGAGATGCTTGGTACGCCAGCCAACAAGCGTACCCATTTCGGCATGGCCCGTACTTTTCAGAACATCGCCCTGTTTCGGGGGCTTTCCGTACTGGATAACCTGATGGTGGGGCGTCATTCGCGTATTAACTATGGAATTTTGTCCTCACTTCTTTACTTCGGCAAAGCCCGCCGGGAAGAGTCCGCACACAGGCAGAGGGTGGAGGAGATCATCGATTTTCTCGGACTTTCCCCTTACCGCCACCAGACTGCCGGACATCTGCCCTACGGGGTCCAGAAGAAGGTGGAACTGGGCCGCGCGCTGGCTGCGGAACCTGAATTGCTCCTTCTCGACGAACCCATGGCGGGCATGAACCTAGAAGAAACCGAAGATATGGCCCGCTACATCCTCGATATCAACGAGGAGTGGGGCATTTCAGTCTTTCTGGTGGAGCACGATATGGGGGTGGTTATGGATATTTCCGATCATGTGGTGGTGCTCGATTTCGGCCGCATCCTCGCTTGTGGAACTCCCGCTGAAGTGCAGCAGAACAAGAAAGTTATCAGTGCCTACCTCGGAGACGAGGGCGGGCTTTATCAAGGAAGGTAA